One window of Sinorhizobium fredii NGR234 genomic DNA carries:
- a CDS encoding LysE family translocator — protein sequence MPSTGLLITFLITTAVFAYVPGPAMLYATAQTVARGRWSGLMATFGIHVGGYVHVAAAAAGLSALFHAVPTLYLTVKLAGAAYLIWMGVSLFRAKVHGEANLPDVQAKSGKRAFFESIAVEILNPKTAIFFVAFLPQFVDASASLPVWLQFVVLGSVVNLMFSSADILCVVLAGALLSRLKRSSRTQRLVQRIGGATLVGLGAHLALQKS from the coding sequence ATGCCGTCGACCGGATTGCTGATCACTTTTCTCATCACCACTGCCGTCTTCGCCTATGTGCCGGGACCGGCCATGCTCTACGCGACCGCCCAGACGGTTGCGCGCGGCCGCTGGTCCGGCTTGATGGCGACGTTCGGTATTCATGTCGGCGGCTATGTGCACGTTGCTGCGGCCGCGGCGGGGCTTTCGGCGCTCTTTCATGCCGTGCCCACGCTCTATCTGACCGTCAAACTCGCCGGCGCCGCCTATCTGATCTGGATGGGCGTGTCACTCTTCCGTGCAAAGGTGCATGGCGAAGCCAACCTGCCGGACGTCCAGGCGAAATCGGGAAAACGTGCGTTTTTCGAGAGCATCGCAGTCGAGATTCTCAACCCGAAGACTGCGATCTTCTTCGTTGCCTTCCTGCCGCAGTTCGTCGATGCCTCGGCGTCGCTACCCGTCTGGCTTCAGTTCGTCGTCCTCGGATCGGTCGTCAACCTGATGTTCTCGTCGGCGGATATTCTTTGTGTCGTGCTCGCCGGTGCGCTTCTATCGAGGCTCAAGCGTTCAAGTCGGACGCAGCGCCTGGTGCAACGCATCGGCGGCGCGACCCTCGTCGGATTGGGCGCCCATCTCGCCCTGCAGAAGAGCTGA
- a CDS encoding ATP-dependent DNA helicase — translation MQFAPQQDEALKAVSRWLKEGRSPLFRLFGYAGTGKTTLARYFAEHVDGEVLFAAFTGKAAQVLRSKGASNAKTIHSLIYRPRGEEEVEDEETGKTSIAPMFAINRQSPVAKAALIIIDECSMVDEALGKDLMSFGTPILVLGDPGQLPPVTGGGYFTNHEPDYLLTDIHRQARDNPIIQLAMHVREGKEIMHGDFGTAQIISKGEVTQPLVLEADQVLVGTNRTRRRYNQRLRELKGFTSEYPQSGDKLVCLRNDPAKGLLNGSLWQVMSSSKETVKPGINLMIRPEDDDMDRGAAKIKLLKAAFEDVEGEIPWSTRKRYDEFDYGYALTVHKAQGSQWDNVVLFDESWAFRDTRERWLYTAITRAAERLTIVR, via the coding sequence ATGCAATTCGCTCCGCAACAGGATGAGGCCCTGAAGGCCGTTTCGCGTTGGCTGAAGGAAGGCCGCTCGCCGCTGTTCCGGCTGTTCGGCTATGCCGGGACCGGCAAGACGACGCTCGCCCGATACTTTGCCGAGCATGTCGACGGCGAGGTGCTTTTTGCGGCCTTCACCGGCAAGGCTGCGCAGGTGCTGCGATCCAAGGGGGCCAGCAATGCGAAGACCATCCATTCGCTGATCTACCGGCCGCGGGGCGAAGAGGAGGTCGAGGACGAGGAAACCGGCAAGACGTCGATTGCGCCGATGTTTGCAATCAACCGCCAGAGCCCCGTCGCCAAGGCGGCACTGATCATCATCGACGAATGCTCGATGGTCGACGAAGCGCTCGGCAAGGACCTGATGAGCTTCGGCACGCCAATTCTCGTGCTCGGCGACCCGGGGCAGCTGCCGCCGGTGACGGGCGGCGGCTATTTCACCAATCACGAACCGGACTATCTGCTGACCGACATTCACCGCCAGGCGCGCGACAACCCGATCATCCAGCTTGCCATGCATGTGCGCGAGGGCAAGGAGATCATGCATGGCGACTTCGGCACGGCGCAGATCATCTCCAAGGGCGAAGTGACCCAGCCTCTGGTGCTAGAGGCCGACCAAGTGCTTGTCGGCACCAACCGGACGCGGCGGCGCTACAACCAGCGTCTGCGCGAGCTGAAGGGCTTTACGAGCGAGTATCCGCAATCGGGCGACAAGCTCGTCTGCCTCAGGAATGATCCGGCCAAGGGCTTGCTCAACGGTTCGCTCTGGCAGGTGATGAGCTCGTCGAAGGAGACGGTTAAGCCGGGGATCAACCTGATGATCCGCCCCGAGGACGACGACATGGATCGCGGCGCGGCGAAGATCAAGCTGCTGAAAGCGGCCTTCGAGGACGTTGAGGGCGAAATTCCCTGGTCCACCCGCAAACGCTACGACGAATTCGATTACGGCTATGCGCTGACCGTGCACAAGGCGCAGGGCTCGCAATGGGACAATGTCGTGCTCTTCGACGAGAGCTGGGCCTTCCGCGACACGCGCGAACGCTGGCTCTATACGGCAATCACCCGCGCGGCGGAGCGCCTGACGATCGTCAGGTGA
- a CDS encoding AbrB family transcriptional regulator — MKPEHPATPMTPESTGVGRLPQIWQWCLLAALSLILAALLEMAGIPAGLLMGPMVAGALVGMNGGTIRLPRQFFFCVQVVLAMMIAGSMRPDLFATFSSNWPLFLAVILSVIGVSTLCGWTITRMRILPGTTAIWGSSAGAASTMLLMADAYGADARLVAFMQYLRVVFVAGAATMVAHLWVSGTEAETATRWFAPVAGLPFLATLSVGIVGGFLGKLLRVPAGAFLVPFAIGSALNVTGMLTIELPQWLLALSFALLGWNIGLSFTRSIIAHARRAFLPTLVSIFVLMAFSGALAVLLIKAAGIDPLTAYLATSPGGLDSIAVIAASSDVDLPFVMALQTARLLIITLIGPVLARFVADRV; from the coding sequence TTGAAGCCGGAACATCCCGCAACGCCGATGACGCCCGAGAGCACCGGGGTAGGTCGTTTGCCTCAGATTTGGCAATGGTGTCTGCTGGCCGCGCTTTCCCTGATTCTTGCTGCCCTGCTCGAAATGGCGGGCATTCCTGCCGGGCTGCTGATGGGACCCATGGTTGCCGGCGCGCTCGTCGGCATGAACGGCGGCACGATCCGCCTACCCCGCCAGTTCTTTTTCTGCGTCCAGGTCGTTCTGGCGATGATGATCGCCGGCTCGATGCGGCCCGATCTGTTCGCGACCTTTTCCAGCAATTGGCCGCTCTTCCTCGCCGTCATCCTGTCGGTGATCGGCGTCAGCACGCTCTGCGGCTGGACAATCACCCGGATGCGCATCTTGCCTGGAACGACAGCGATCTGGGGGTCCTCGGCCGGCGCCGCCTCGACGATGCTGCTGATGGCGGACGCTTATGGTGCGGATGCCCGTCTCGTAGCCTTCATGCAGTATCTGCGGGTCGTCTTCGTCGCCGGCGCAGCGACGATGGTCGCACATCTCTGGGTCAGCGGCACGGAGGCCGAGACCGCGACCCGCTGGTTTGCGCCGGTCGCCGGCCTGCCCTTCCTCGCGACCCTTTCCGTCGGCATCGTCGGCGGCTTCCTCGGCAAGTTGCTGCGCGTGCCAGCCGGGGCCTTCCTCGTTCCCTTCGCCATTGGTTCCGCTCTCAATGTCACCGGCATGTTGACGATCGAATTGCCGCAATGGCTGCTAGCGCTTTCCTTCGCGCTGCTCGGTTGGAACATCGGGCTGAGTTTCACCCGCAGCATCATCGCGCATGCGCGCCGCGCCTTCTTGCCGACGCTCGTCTCCATCTTCGTACTCATGGCCTTTTCCGGCGCGCTTGCCGTGCTGCTCATCAAGGCGGCCGGCATCGATCCGCTGACCGCCTATCTCGCCACCAGTCCAGGCGGCCTCGATTCGATCGCCGTCATCGCCGCCTCGAGCGATGTCGACTTGCCCTTCGTCATGGCGCTGCAGACCGCCCGGCTTCTGATCATTACGCTCATCGGGCCGGTCCTCGCCCGTTTTGTCGCCGACCGCGTCTGA
- a CDS encoding COG4315 family predicted lipoprotein: protein MRTFALAIAISLATTASAFAAPPVKTVESEKGPVLAAANGMTLYTYKDDQKGVSACYDQCAKNWPPFMVEGNAMPEGAYSIVERKDGSKQWAKDGMPLYFWVKDKKMGDITGDGVKGEWDVARP from the coding sequence ATGAGAACGTTTGCATTGGCCATTGCCATTTCCCTTGCCACGACCGCCTCGGCGTTCGCGGCGCCGCCGGTAAAAACGGTGGAGAGTGAAAAAGGTCCCGTGCTTGCCGCGGCCAACGGCATGACGCTTTACACGTATAAGGACGACCAGAAGGGCGTCTCCGCCTGCTATGATCAATGCGCCAAGAACTGGCCACCCTTCATGGTGGAAGGCAACGCAATGCCTGAAGGCGCTTACTCGATCGTCGAGCGCAAGGACGGCAGCAAGCAATGGGCCAAGGACGGCATGCCGCTCTATTTCTGGGTAAAAGACAAGAAGATGGGCGATATCACCGGTGACGGTGTGAAGGGCGAATGGGATGTCGCACGGCCGTGA
- a CDS encoding RNA polymerase sigma factor, with product MSHGRDGSEAGADASAPDPFEEDVLSLMPALRRYSRSLARSDSDGEDLLQDCVEKVLARRQQWRGVNLRAWVFTIMTNLYRNRHRHRALHPEVEYDEALGLVAEEQNADPLQSRLLERALDRLSAENRSVLMLVVIEGYRYQDVAEMMAIPIGTVMSRLSRARRQLAEAMKDDNVITLRRPK from the coding sequence ATGTCGCACGGCCGTGACGGCTCGGAGGCGGGCGCGGACGCTTCCGCGCCCGACCCTTTCGAAGAGGACGTTCTCAGCCTGATGCCAGCGCTCAGGCGCTATTCGCGCAGCCTCGCGCGGTCCGATTCGGACGGCGAGGACCTGTTGCAGGATTGCGTCGAGAAAGTGCTGGCGCGCCGTCAGCAATGGCGCGGCGTGAACCTGCGCGCCTGGGTTTTCACGATCATGACCAACCTCTATCGCAACCGCCATCGCCACCGCGCGCTGCACCCCGAGGTCGAATACGACGAGGCGCTTGGGCTCGTTGCCGAAGAGCAAAACGCCGATCCATTGCAAAGCCGCCTACTCGAACGCGCGCTGGATCGGCTGTCGGCGGAGAACCGCTCGGTACTGATGCTCGTGGTCATCGAAGGATACCGCTATCAGGATGTCGCGGAAATGATGGCCATTCCGATCGGCACGGTGATGTCGCGCCTGTCACGCGCCCGCCGCCAGCTCGCCGAAGCGATGAAGGATGACAACGTGATCACCCTGCGGAGACCGAAATGA
- a CDS encoding anti-sigma factor family protein, which produces MTDEFSTVSEDELHAYVDGHLGQPERQRVEAWLERHPVRAQEVREWQAQAAALQQHFASYARDNEGDRALLSARFDQDNAVTSSHATTLRRIAAGLLIFATGVLAGIYAAPTLAPDQRLETAENPDSLPRQAQSAFLVYASEVRHPVEVGADQQAHLATWLGKRLDYGLKIPDLSALGFSLVGGRLIPVNGTAGAMLMYEDGSGQRLTVLLGRNRDNRETSFRIASQGALGTFYWIDGEIGYAVTGEVPRDLLQKVAHECYRQFEAADAS; this is translated from the coding sequence ATGACGGATGAATTCAGCACCGTCTCCGAAGACGAACTGCACGCCTATGTCGATGGCCATCTCGGCCAGCCGGAGCGGCAGCGTGTCGAAGCCTGGCTGGAAAGGCACCCGGTCCGCGCCCAAGAAGTCCGCGAATGGCAGGCCCAGGCGGCTGCGCTGCAACAACATTTCGCTTCCTATGCCCGAGACAATGAAGGCGATCGGGCGCTGCTTTCCGCCCGTTTCGACCAGGACAACGCCGTCACGTCATCCCACGCCACCACGCTCCGTCGCATCGCCGCCGGCCTGCTGATTTTTGCGACCGGTGTCCTTGCCGGTATCTATGCCGCGCCCACCCTTGCCCCCGATCAGCGGCTCGAAACGGCTGAGAACCCCGACAGCCTTCCCCGCCAGGCGCAATCCGCCTTCCTCGTCTACGCGAGCGAAGTGCGCCATCCGGTCGAAGTCGGGGCCGACCAACAGGCACATCTGGCGACCTGGCTCGGCAAGCGGCTCGATTACGGGTTGAAGATCCCCGATCTCTCGGCGCTCGGATTTTCGCTGGTCGGCGGCCGGCTGATCCCCGTCAATGGCACGGCAGGCGCCATGCTGATGTATGAGGATGGCTCCGGCCAGCGCCTGACCGTGCTCCTCGGCCGCAACAGGGACAATCGCGAAACGAGCTTCCGCATTGCCAGCCAGGGCGCCCTCGGGACCTTCTACTGGATCGACGGCGAGATCGGCTACGCGGTCACCGGCGAGGTACCGCGCGACCTCCTGCAGAAGGTCGCCCACGAATGCTACCGGCAATTCGAGGCTGCCGACGCATCGTAG
- a CDS encoding nitrile hydratase accessory protein: MSACNTASPLVASAELPKSADGDPVFAEPWQAAAFAMTVRLHEQGVFSWTEWAEALSAELHKPERKADGSDYYDCWVAALSHLVANLSITSAPELEALVRSWQRAAEATPHGKPIILENDPRRQE; the protein is encoded by the coding sequence TTGAGCGCGTGTAACACCGCATCTCCGTTGGTCGCCTCCGCCGAACTGCCGAAATCGGCGGATGGCGATCCAGTCTTCGCCGAGCCGTGGCAGGCGGCGGCCTTCGCCATGACCGTCCGGCTCCACGAACAGGGCGTGTTTTCCTGGACGGAATGGGCCGAGGCACTTTCGGCTGAGCTTCACAAGCCCGAGCGCAAGGCCGACGGCAGCGACTACTACGATTGCTGGGTGGCGGCGCTCAGCCACCTCGTGGCGAACCTGTCGATCACCTCTGCCCCGGAACTCGAGGCGCTGGTCAGAAGCTGGCAGCGTGCCGCCGAGGCGACGCCGCACGGCAAGCCGATCATCCTGGAAAACGATCCGCGCCGGCAGGAATGA
- the nthB gene encoding nitrile hydratase subunit beta, which translates to MNGPHDLGGQHGLGPIAPEKDEPCFHAEWEKRALGITLSCGAFGAWTIDESRHARESLPPATYLAASYYEIWTRALETLLKRHGFVSQTELDAGHMLEKGREPKRVLKADMVAGVLAKGGPCDRPVAAPPRFAVGERVRTKNFNPETHTRLPRYARAKMGVVEAVQGSFVFPDDNAHGEGENPQWVYTVVFDGGEVWGEGADPSLTVSIDAWESYLERV; encoded by the coding sequence ATGAACGGACCGCACGACCTTGGCGGCCAGCACGGCCTTGGCCCGATCGCGCCGGAGAAGGACGAGCCCTGTTTCCATGCGGAATGGGAGAAACGGGCGCTCGGCATCACGCTCTCCTGCGGCGCCTTCGGCGCCTGGACGATCGACGAAAGCCGGCATGCGCGCGAAAGCCTGCCGCCTGCGACCTATCTCGCGGCAAGCTATTACGAAATCTGGACCCGGGCGCTGGAAACGCTGCTGAAGCGCCATGGCTTCGTGTCTCAAACGGAGCTCGATGCCGGCCATATGCTCGAAAAGGGGCGCGAGCCGAAGCGGGTGCTCAAGGCCGATATGGTGGCGGGCGTGCTCGCCAAAGGCGGGCCTTGCGACCGGCCCGTCGCTGCGCCGCCGCGTTTTGCTGTCGGCGAACGCGTACGCACAAAAAACTTCAATCCGGAAACCCACACGCGCCTGCCGCGCTATGCCCGCGCCAAGATGGGCGTCGTGGAAGCGGTGCAGGGCAGTTTTGTCTTCCCGGACGACAACGCTCACGGCGAGGGCGAGAACCCGCAATGGGTCTACACGGTCGTCTTCGATGGCGGCGAGGTCTGGGGCGAGGGCGCCGATCCGTCGCTGACCGTCTCGATCGACGCATGGGAGAGCTATCTTGAGCGCGTGTAA
- the nthA gene encoding nitrile hydratase subunit alpha — protein MSENHRGPEDDHGHHHHDNHFTDMEARVKALETVLTEKGLIDPAAIDAIVETYETKVGPRNGARVVAKAWSDAEFADWLQRDATAAIASLGFAGRQGEHMRAVFNTPDTHNLIVCTLCSCYPWAVLGLPPVWYKAPPYRSRAVIDPRGVLAEFGLELSVAKKIRVWDSTAELRYLVVPERPESTAGLGEEALAALVTRDSMIGTGLALSPEAAR, from the coding sequence ATGTCCGAGAATCATCGTGGCCCTGAAGACGATCACGGTCACCACCATCACGACAACCATTTCACCGATATGGAAGCCCGGGTGAAGGCTCTGGAAACGGTGCTGACCGAAAAGGGGCTGATCGATCCGGCGGCAATCGATGCGATCGTCGAGACTTACGAAACGAAGGTCGGGCCGCGCAACGGTGCCCGGGTCGTCGCCAAGGCCTGGAGCGATGCGGAGTTTGCCGACTGGCTGCAGCGTGATGCGACGGCGGCGATCGCCAGCCTCGGCTTTGCCGGTCGCCAAGGCGAGCATATGCGCGCCGTCTTCAACACGCCGGATACGCACAACCTCATCGTCTGCACGCTCTGTTCCTGCTATCCCTGGGCCGTGCTCGGCCTGCCGCCCGTCTGGTACAAGGCGCCGCCCTATCGCTCGCGCGCCGTCATCGACCCGCGCGGCGTGCTTGCCGAATTCGGGCTTGAGCTGTCGGTCGCGAAGAAGATCCGCGTCTGGGATTCGACGGCGGAACTGCGCTATCTCGTCGTGCCCGAACGGCCCGAGAGTACCGCGGGGCTCGGCGAGGAGGCGCTGGCCGCACTCGTCACGCGCGACTCGATGATCGGCACCGGGCTGGCATTATCACCGGAGGCAGCCCGATGA
- a CDS encoding LysE family translocator, which produces MQPDTLLALFLFALTTSITPGPNNMMLFASGVNFGFARTIPHMLGIGGGFFVLLIAVGLGLGALLHSVPLLYTTLKFAGGAYLVWIAWKIGSSRSLGEGKAGAVPLTFLQAAAFQWVNPKAWVMAVSAMATYTGGDSYLMSVLVVGLVFAIVNVPSVSTWAGFGSVLRQWLSEPARLKWFNITMAVLLVVSLWPMLKQ; this is translated from the coding sequence ATGCAACCGGATACGCTTTTGGCACTTTTCTTGTTCGCCCTCACGACATCGATCACGCCAGGCCCCAACAACATGATGCTGTTTGCCTCGGGCGTGAATTTCGGCTTTGCCCGAACGATCCCGCATATGCTCGGCATCGGCGGCGGCTTTTTCGTTTTGTTGATCGCCGTCGGCCTGGGGCTTGGAGCACTGCTTCACTCCGTGCCGCTTCTCTATACGACGCTGAAGTTCGCCGGCGGTGCCTATCTCGTCTGGATCGCCTGGAAAATCGGCTCCTCGCGCTCGCTCGGCGAGGGCAAGGCGGGTGCGGTGCCTTTGACCTTCCTCCAGGCCGCCGCTTTCCAATGGGTCAATCCGAAAGCCTGGGTGATGGCAGTCTCGGCAATGGCCACCTATACCGGCGGCGACAGCTATCTCATGAGCGTGCTCGTCGTCGGTCTCGTCTTCGCGATCGTCAACGTGCCAAGCGTCTCCACCTGGGCGGGCTTCGGATCGGTGCTCAGGCAATGGCTTTCGGAGCCGGCGCGGCTCAAATGGTTCAACATCACCATGGCGGTGCTGCTCGTCGTCAGCCTTTGGCCGATGCTAAAGCAATGA
- a CDS encoding aldo/keto reductase — protein MHDTIPSTAFPDGRKVPVLGQGTWKMGENRAKAADEIRSLQVGLDLGMTLIDTAEMYGNGGAEGIVGEAVRDRRDEAFIVSKVLPSNASRSGTLAACERSLRNLGTDRIDLYLLHWRGGYPLAETVTAFEELKKAGKILAWGVSNFDVDDMKELQSVPDGSSAAANQVLYNLARRGIEYDLLPWCRDRGVPVMAYSPLDEGRLLHDTDLVHIAKAHQATPAQIALAFLKTRSGVISIPKTGSAERARENRDAMDIHLTSENLAELDRVFPPPRKKMRLEVI, from the coding sequence ATGCACGACACGATTCCGAGCACTGCTTTCCCCGACGGGCGCAAGGTCCCGGTCCTCGGTCAGGGAACCTGGAAGATGGGCGAGAACCGAGCGAAGGCGGCCGACGAAATCCGCAGCCTCCAGGTCGGACTCGATCTTGGCATGACGCTGATCGACACGGCGGAAATGTACGGCAACGGCGGCGCCGAGGGCATCGTCGGCGAAGCGGTCAGGGATCGGCGAGACGAAGCCTTTATCGTCAGCAAGGTGCTGCCCTCCAATGCCAGCCGGTCGGGCACGCTCGCCGCCTGCGAGCGAAGTCTCCGCAATCTCGGCACCGACCGCATCGACCTCTATCTGCTGCATTGGCGCGGTGGTTATCCGCTCGCCGAAACCGTCACCGCTTTCGAGGAGCTGAAGAAGGCCGGCAAGATCCTCGCCTGGGGCGTCTCGAACTTCGATGTCGACGACATGAAGGAGTTGCAGTCGGTTCCGGACGGCAGCAGCGCCGCGGCAAACCAGGTACTTTACAATCTCGCCCGCCGCGGCATCGAATACGACCTCCTGCCCTGGTGCCGCGACCGTGGCGTGCCGGTCATGGCCTATTCGCCGCTTGATGAAGGTCGCCTGCTCCACGATACCGACCTGGTCCATATCGCCAAGGCGCACCAGGCGACGCCTGCGCAGATCGCCCTTGCCTTTCTCAAGACCCGCTCCGGCGTCATCTCCATACCGAAGACCGGCTCTGCCGAACGCGCCCGCGAAAACCGCGACGCGATGGACATTCACCTGACCTCGGAGAACCTCGCCGAGCTCGACCGCGTCTTTCCGCCGCCGAGGAAGAAGATGCGGCTGGAGGTTATCTAA
- the ilvN gene encoding acetolactate synthase small subunit has protein sequence MSAHLQPTGSAYFIAKETELAETHTLSVLVDNEPGVLARVIGLFSGRGYNIESLTVSETEHEAHLSRITIVTRGTPHVLEQIKNQLERLVPVHRVVDLTVRAAGLGHDRPVERELALVKVHGSGEHRVEALRLADAFRASVIDANIDHFVFEITGKPSKIEQFIAIMKPLGLIEVCRTGIAAMNRGPQGM, from the coding sequence ATGAGCGCACATCTTCAACCGACGGGCTCCGCCTATTTCATCGCCAAGGAGACGGAGCTTGCGGAGACGCACACGCTCTCCGTCCTCGTCGACAACGAGCCGGGCGTGCTCGCCCGCGTCATCGGCCTGTTTTCCGGCCGCGGCTACAACATCGAGAGCCTGACGGTCTCCGAGACCGAGCATGAGGCGCATCTGTCGCGCATCACCATCGTCACGCGCGGTACGCCGCATGTGCTGGAGCAGATCAAGAACCAGCTTGAGCGTCTCGTGCCGGTGCATCGCGTCGTCGACCTGACGGTGCGCGCCGCAGGCCTCGGCCACGACCGGCCGGTCGAGCGGGAACTGGCACTCGTCAAGGTGCATGGCTCGGGCGAGCACCGCGTGGAAGCGCTCCGGCTTGCCGATGCCTTCCGCGCTTCGGTGATCGATGCCAATATCGACCACTTCGTCTTCGAGATCACCGGAAAGCCTTCGAAGATCGAGCAATTCATCGCCATCATGAAGCCGCTCGGGCTCATCGAGGTATGCCGCACCGGTATTGCCGCGATGAACCGCGGGCCGCAGGGGATGTGA
- a CDS encoding acetolactate synthase 3 large subunit — translation MSGTENQMTGAEIVLQALKDNGVEHIFGYPGGAVLPIYDEIFQQEEIQHILVRHEQGAGHMAEGYARSTGKVGVMLVTSGPGATNAVTPLQDALMDSIPLVCISGQVPTPLIGSDAFQECDTVGITRPCTKHNWLVKNVNDLARIIHEAFRVAQSGRPGPVVVDIPKDIQFATGTYTPPSAVPTQKSYQPKTQGDLKKIEEAIALMKTARQPIIYSGGGVINSGPQAAHFLRELVDLTGFPITSTLMGLGAYPASGKNWLGMLGMHGTYEANMAMHDCDVMICIGARFDDRITGRLNAFSPNSKKIHIDIDPSSINKNVRVDVPIVGDVGTVLEDMIRLWRAAAKTLDKARLDGWWGAVAKWRARNSLAYTPNDDVIMPQYAIQRLYELSKDRDTYITTEVGQHQMWAAQFFGFEQPNRWMTSGGLGTMGYGFPAAIGVQVAHPESLVIDIAGDASIQMCIQEMSCAVQYGLPVKIFILNNQYMGMVRQWQQLLHGNRLSHSYTEAMPDFVKLAEAYGGVGIRCEKPGELDDAIRRMIDTPAPVIFDCRVANLANCFPMIPSGKAHNEMLLPDEATDEAVANAIDAKGRQLV, via the coding sequence ATGAGCGGAACTGAAAACCAGATGACAGGGGCGGAGATCGTTCTCCAGGCTCTGAAGGACAATGGCGTCGAACACATCTTCGGCTATCCGGGCGGCGCCGTGCTTCCGATCTATGACGAGATTTTCCAGCAGGAAGAAATCCAGCACATTCTGGTTCGCCACGAGCAGGGCGCCGGCCACATGGCCGAAGGCTATGCCCGTTCTACCGGCAAGGTCGGCGTCATGCTGGTCACTTCCGGTCCCGGCGCTACCAATGCCGTCACGCCGCTCCAGGACGCGCTGATGGATTCGATCCCGCTCGTCTGCATCTCCGGCCAGGTTCCGACCCCGCTGATCGGCTCGGATGCCTTCCAGGAGTGCGACACGGTCGGCATCACGCGGCCCTGCACCAAGCACAACTGGCTGGTCAAGAACGTCAATGATCTCGCCCGCATCATCCACGAGGCGTTCCGCGTCGCCCAGTCGGGGCGGCCGGGTCCGGTCGTTGTCGACATCCCGAAGGACATCCAGTTCGCGACCGGCACCTACACGCCGCCTTCCGCGGTCCCGACGCAGAAGAGCTATCAGCCGAAGACGCAGGGTGACCTGAAGAAGATCGAAGAAGCGATCGCGCTGATGAAGACGGCGCGCCAGCCGATCATCTATTCCGGCGGCGGGGTGATTAATTCCGGCCCTCAGGCCGCGCATTTCCTGCGCGAGCTGGTCGACCTCACCGGCTTCCCGATCACCTCGACGCTGATGGGCCTCGGCGCCTATCCGGCCTCCGGCAAGAACTGGCTCGGCATGCTCGGCATGCACGGCACCTACGAGGCCAACATGGCGATGCATGACTGCGACGTCATGATCTGCATCGGCGCCCGCTTCGACGACCGCATCACCGGCCGGCTCAATGCCTTCTCGCCGAATTCGAAGAAGATCCATATCGACATCGACCCTTCCTCGATCAACAAGAACGTCCGGGTCGACGTCCCGATTGTCGGCGATGTCGGCACGGTTCTCGAAGACATGATCCGGTTGTGGCGCGCGGCGGCGAAGACCCTCGACAAGGCACGCCTGGATGGCTGGTGGGGGGCGGTCGCCAAGTGGCGGGCACGCAATTCGCTGGCCTATACGCCGAACGACGACGTCATCATGCCGCAATATGCGATCCAGCGGCTCTATGAGCTCAGCAAGGACCGCGACACCTACATCACCACCGAGGTTGGCCAGCACCAGATGTGGGCGGCACAGTTCTTCGGCTTCGAGCAGCCGAACCGCTGGATGACCTCGGGCGGCCTCGGCACGATGGGCTACGGCTTCCCGGCCGCGATCGGCGTGCAGGTGGCGCATCCGGAGAGCCTCGTCATCGATATCGCCGGCGATGCCTCGATCCAGATGTGCATCCAGGAGATGTCCTGTGCGGTGCAGTACGGTCTGCCGGTCAAGATTTTCATCCTCAACAACCAGTACATGGGCATGGTCCGGCAATGGCAGCAGCTTCTGCACGGCAACCGCCTGTCGCATTCCTATACGGAAGCGATGCCGGACTTCGTCAAGCTGGCCGAAGCCTATGGCGGCGTCGGCATCCGCTGCGAGAAGCCGGGCGAACTCGACGATGCGATCCGGCGGATGATCGATACGCCGGCGCCGGTGATCTTCGACTGCCGCGTCGCCAACCTCGCCAACTGCTTCCCGATGATCCCGTCCGGCAAGGCGCACAACGAAATGCTGCTGCCCGACGAGGCGACCGATGAAGCCGTTGCCAACGCGATCGACGCCAAGGGCCGCCAGCTCGTCTGA